In Paenibacillus sp. FSL R7-0345, a single window of DNA contains:
- a CDS encoding ABC transporter permease subunit, which yields MNMFWRELKAGRKALIIWSLCMFLLVASGMGKYTAYSAGGAGSEVFKQMPSTVKALLGIGTLEVTVMSGFFALLFLYIELTAAIHAVLLGSSIVAKEERDKTAEFLIAKPVSRAAIITAKLLAALLQIAVLNLVTLVSSFIMVSAYNEGKNISGEIALFLLSMFIVQLIFLSLGAVLAAGMSNPKSSGAAAAGILVGSFVISKVTDLADQLAVLNVLSPFKYFSYNRIVEGGGLSIGILVLSILLAGMFAALTYFFYGMREVRF from the coding sequence ATGAATATGTTTTGGAGAGAGCTGAAGGCGGGCCGCAAAGCATTGATCATCTGGAGTCTATGCATGTTTTTACTCGTGGCCAGCGGGATGGGCAAATACACCGCCTACTCCGCGGGAGGAGCAGGCAGTGAGGTTTTTAAACAGATGCCTTCAACTGTAAAAGCACTTCTGGGCATCGGCACGCTGGAGGTTACGGTCATGAGCGGATTTTTCGCCCTGCTTTTTCTGTATATTGAGCTCACTGCTGCCATCCATGCTGTTCTGCTGGGAAGCAGCATCGTCGCTAAGGAAGAGAGGGATAAGACTGCCGAGTTCCTGATTGCCAAACCGGTCTCCCGGGCCGCTATCATAACAGCTAAACTGCTTGCTGCACTACTCCAGATTGCAGTTCTCAATCTCGTTACTTTGGTTTCTTCATTTATCATGGTCTCCGCATATAACGAGGGGAAGAATATATCAGGTGAGATCGCCCTATTCCTGCTTAGCATGTTCATTGTGCAGCTGATCTTCCTGTCGCTTGGCGCTGTGCTGGCAGCCGGTATGAGCAATCCGAAAAGCTCGGGAGCTGCCGCAGCCGGAATTCTGGTTGGTTCATTTGTGATCTCCAAGGTTACGGATTTAGCGGATCAGCTCGCTGTGCTGAATGTGCTGTCACCTTTTAAATACTTCAGCTATAACCGGATAGTGGAGGGAGGCGGGCTTAGCATTGGGATCCTGGTGCTTTCTATTCTGCTGGCTGGTATGTTCGCAGCGTTAACTTACTTCTTTTACGGGATGCGGGAGGTGCGGTTTTAA
- a CDS encoding NAD(P)-dependent alcohol dehydrogenase, translating into MIQVNARATFNPEGPFKLTTIERRELQPHDVLIEIKYAGICHSDIHTARGEWGPVKYPLVPGHEIAGIVSQVGSDVTKYAVGDRVGVGCMVDSCGECSSCHKGEEQYCLHGNTGTYGATDRHGHYTQGGYSTHIVVTENFVVRIPDNIPLDAAAPLLCAGITTYSPLRHWEAGPGKKVAVVGLGGLGHMAVKIAHAMGAEVTVLSQSLKKKEDGLKLGADHYYATSDENTFKELAGSFDLIINTVSAQINIDAFLSLLALDGTLVNVGAPADPLAVNAFSLIGHRRSFAGSMIGGIRETQEMLDFCAEHNIASEIEVISASQIDEAWERVLASDVRYRFVIDISTMGQA; encoded by the coding sequence ATGATTCAAGTTAATGCACGCGCCACCTTTAATCCGGAGGGTCCGTTCAAGCTGACCACTATTGAGCGCCGGGAGCTTCAGCCGCATGATGTGCTGATCGAAATTAAATATGCCGGAATTTGTCACTCTGACATCCACACCGCCCGCGGGGAATGGGGACCGGTTAAATATCCGCTCGTTCCGGGGCATGAAATTGCCGGGATTGTCAGCCAGGTTGGATCGGACGTAACTAAATATGCAGTCGGCGACCGTGTAGGGGTTGGCTGTATGGTTGATTCCTGCGGAGAGTGCAGCAGCTGTCATAAAGGGGAAGAGCAATATTGCCTTCACGGAAATACAGGCACTTACGGAGCTACTGACCGTCATGGACACTATACCCAGGGCGGCTACTCCACACATATCGTTGTAACAGAAAATTTTGTTGTCCGTATTCCGGACAATATTCCGCTGGATGCTGCTGCACCGCTGCTCTGTGCAGGGATCACTACTTACTCGCCGCTGCGCCACTGGGAAGCCGGTCCCGGCAAAAAAGTAGCCGTAGTCGGACTCGGCGGACTTGGCCATATGGCAGTGAAAATCGCTCACGCTATGGGTGCTGAAGTTACTGTGCTGTCACAGTCCCTGAAGAAAAAAGAGGACGGCCTGAAGCTGGGGGCAGACCACTATTATGCTACAAGTGATGAAAATACCTTTAAAGAGCTCGCCGGCTCCTTCGACCTGATCATCAATACCGTAAGCGCACAGATTAACATCGATGCCTTCCTTTCGCTGCTGGCGCTGGATGGTACACTGGTTAATGTCGGCGCACCGGCAGATCCGCTGGCCGTTAACGCCTTCTCGCTGATCGGCCACCGCCGTTCGTTCGCCGGATCGATGATCGGCGGCATCCGTGAAACGCAGGAAATGCTTGATTTCTGCGCTGAACACAACATCGCCTCCGAGATCGAAGTCATTTCAGCAAGCCAGATTGATGAAGCCTGGGAACGCGTACTGGCTTCAGACGTCCGCTACCGGTTTGTAATCGACATCAGCACAATGGGACAGGCCTAA
- a CDS encoding ABC transporter ATP-binding protein, which translates to MSVIEMNMLTKHYGKSRGITDVNLSVEEGEIFGFIGPNGAGKSTAIRTLLGLIYPTRGSAAIFGKSCTEHPEIRMELGYLPSEVFYYDNMKVIDLLKYSASFYKKDCTKRIFELAEIMDLDLKKKIDDLSFGNKKKVGIVQGLLHEPKLIILDEPTSGLDPLMQQKFFDLLGEENRKGATIFFSSHILSEVQKMCSRVAFIKEGEIIKLEKMSTLQENSYKKISIEGFSGINKEVLEMSGVSKLEINGTEAAFIFKGNINTIMQRLAAIELRNISIEEPDLEEIFMHYYVKEE; encoded by the coding sequence ATGAGTGTCATTGAAATGAATATGCTGACCAAACATTACGGCAAGTCACGCGGCATTACGGATGTGAACCTGAGTGTCGAGGAAGGGGAGATTTTTGGCTTCATCGGGCCTAACGGGGCCGGCAAATCAACAGCCATCCGCACGCTGCTTGGTCTGATCTATCCGACCCGTGGAAGTGCCGCTATATTTGGCAAGAGCTGCACGGAGCATCCCGAAATCCGCATGGAGCTGGGCTATCTGCCGTCAGAAGTATTTTATTATGACAATATGAAGGTAATCGACCTGCTCAAATATTCAGCCAGCTTTTATAAGAAGGACTGCACGAAACGGATCTTCGAGCTGGCGGAGATAATGGATCTTGACCTGAAGAAGAAAATTGACGATCTCTCCTTTGGCAACAAAAAGAAGGTCGGGATCGTGCAAGGGCTGTTACATGAGCCGAAGCTGATCATCCTGGATGAGCCGACAAGCGGGCTTGATCCGCTGATGCAGCAGAAGTTCTTTGATCTGCTCGGGGAAGAGAACCGTAAAGGGGCGACGATCTTTTTTTCCTCACACATCCTCAGCGAGGTGCAGAAAATGTGCAGCCGGGTAGCTTTTATCAAAGAAGGGGAAATCATCAAGCTGGAGAAAATGAGCACACTGCAGGAGAACAGCTACAAAAAGATCAGCATCGAAGGCTTTTCCGGCATCAATAAGGAAGTGCTTGAGATGAGCGGAGTGAGTAAGCTGGAGATTAACGGTACTGAAGCTGCTTTTATATTTAAAGGGAATATCAATACCATTATGCAAAGGCTGGCAGCAATAGAGCTCCGTAACATTTCCATTGAGGAACCCGATCTGGAGGAAATCTTCATGCATTATTATGTGAAGGAGGAGTAA
- a CDS encoding AAA family ATPase gives MIYLRSFTLSDHTSSNPNIYPDHVFRHMAGEVFVFDRITVLYGGNGSGKSTLLNVISNKLGMNGAEKLASQFSLFAQQFLDLSSFRLGLNEREHEISGLPEGSRYLKSEDILYEIKKIQQAAVLREGLLHEQRSKGMSKAQAQEYEASYRFKQKLENIQFSQEKYSNGETSLQFFEDTLLPGQLYLLDEPETSLSPSNQILMAERINELARYFDSQFIIATHSPFVLGTLHAKIYNLDARPLQTAEWYELDNVRFFQQFFNKYKHLFDKGELEK, from the coding sequence ATGATTTATTTGAGGAGCTTCACACTTTCTGATCATACGAGCAGTAACCCGAATATTTATCCGGATCATGTCTTCAGACACATGGCTGGTGAGGTGTTTGTGTTTGACCGGATTACTGTGCTCTACGGCGGTAACGGCAGCGGTAAATCCACTTTGCTGAATGTGATCTCTAACAAGCTGGGAATGAACGGAGCCGAAAAGCTGGCCAGCCAGTTTAGCCTGTTTGCCCAGCAGTTCCTTGATTTAAGCAGCTTCCGGCTAGGCCTGAATGAGCGGGAGCATGAGATCAGCGGGTTGCCCGAAGGCAGCAGGTACCTGAAATCCGAGGATATTCTATATGAGATTAAGAAGATCCAGCAGGCTGCTGTGCTGCGTGAAGGGCTGCTGCATGAGCAGAGGAGCAAAGGGATGAGCAAGGCTCAGGCGCAAGAGTATGAGGCATCGTACAGGTTTAAGCAGAAGCTGGAGAATATTCAATTCTCACAGGAAAAATACTCCAACGGGGAAACATCCCTGCAGTTCTTTGAAGATACGCTGCTGCCCGGACAGCTGTATCTGCTGGATGAGCCGGAAACGTCGCTTTCTCCGTCCAACCAGATCCTGATGGCAGAGCGGATCAATGAGCTGGCCCGGTATTTTGACAGCCAATTTATTATTGCTACTCATTCTCCTTTTGTGTTAGGCACACTGCATGCCAAAATATATAATCTGGATGCCCGGCCGCTTCAGACAGCGGAGTGGTATGAACTGGATAATGTCCGCTTCTTTCAGCAATTTTTTAACAAATACAAGCATTTGTTTGATAAGGGGGAGTTAGAGAAATGA
- a CDS encoding ABC transporter permease subunit, translating to MNMYRYELKALRKSGAGWTCAMIALAALFLIIYPGMVSDAADFTKLLEGYPASVRAMLGINLDYLTSVPGFYSMVFVYIALCGAIQAMHLGASILSKESRERTADFLLVKPVSRSSIVSAKLLAACTIILATELVFFVVAALIASAVASADFNLHLFFMLNLPLLFLQLMFLALGLATSVFFSRLKNVLPLTLGVVFGLYLAGVLLAAGSEGDAARYLSLFQYFDSIYIIEHKAFELQYVMAGALMVAAAVSVSYRVYIKKDIHAV from the coding sequence ATGAACATGTATAGGTATGAGCTGAAAGCCCTCCGCAAATCAGGCGCAGGCTGGACCTGTGCCATGATCGCACTCGCTGCGCTGTTTCTGATCATATATCCGGGTATGGTGAGCGATGCGGCTGATTTCACCAAATTGCTCGAGGGTTATCCCGCTTCTGTAAGGGCGATGCTCGGAATTAACCTGGACTACCTAACATCTGTTCCCGGCTTTTATTCAATGGTGTTTGTCTATATTGCATTATGCGGAGCCATTCAGGCTATGCATTTGGGCGCTTCTATACTGTCAAAAGAATCACGGGAGCGCACGGCCGACTTTCTCCTTGTTAAGCCTGTCTCACGGTCCAGCATCGTCAGCGCCAAGCTGCTCGCAGCCTGCACGATCATACTAGCCACCGAGCTTGTCTTTTTCGTGGTAGCAGCCCTTATAGCTAGTGCAGTTGCCAGTGCAGATTTTAACCTTCATCTGTTCTTCATGCTCAATCTGCCGCTGCTGTTCCTCCAGCTGATGTTTCTGGCCCTCGGCCTGGCAACTTCCGTCTTCTTCAGCAGACTCAAAAATGTGCTGCCGCTTACGCTTGGCGTCGTTTTCGGACTGTACCTGGCCGGCGTCTTGCTGGCTGCGGGATCAGAGGGGGATGCCGCGCGGTATCTCTCACTGTTTCAGTATTTTGACAGCATCTATATTATTGAGCATAAAGCCTTTGAGCTGCAGTATGTGATGGCCGGTGCGCTTATGGTTGCAGCTGCGGTATCCGTAAGCTACCGGGTCTATATCAAAAAGGATATTCATGCCGTGTAG
- a CDS encoding DMT family transporter → MKEQTLSQGTPKGISKFSDPLVVTLVASLCCLLWASAFPTIKLGYIAFGIMPEDTASKFVFAGYRFILAGLLLLILFSLTGKGKPKLTGRQLAGLSGLGLAQTGLQYMFFYVGISHTTGVKGSIMNATATFFSVVLAHFLYKNDKLSKNKIIGCLLGFVGVIIVNFQSNLLELSFSFKGEGFIIVAAFIFSITAIYAKRLTATIDVLIVTGASLFTGGLLLILLGLLLGGSVTHFTLASTGYLAYLVILSSAAFCLWNMLLKYNKVGKVSVYNFLIPVFGALLSALLLGETVMELKNLAALLLVSIGIYLVNRVSAR, encoded by the coding sequence GTGAAAGAGCAAACGTTAAGTCAAGGAACACCTAAAGGAATATCCAAATTCAGCGATCCGTTAGTTGTAACGCTGGTCGCCAGTCTATGCTGTCTGCTGTGGGCCAGTGCTTTTCCTACAATTAAGCTGGGTTACATAGCTTTCGGGATTATGCCGGAGGATACAGCCTCCAAGTTTGTGTTTGCCGGTTACCGGTTTATTCTCGCCGGTCTGCTGCTGCTGATCTTGTTCAGCCTGACGGGTAAAGGAAAACCTAAACTAACCGGTCGTCAGCTGGCTGGACTGAGCGGACTCGGCCTGGCACAGACAGGCCTGCAGTATATGTTTTTTTATGTGGGAATCTCTCATACTACCGGGGTCAAAGGCTCGATTATGAATGCCACAGCCACCTTTTTCAGTGTCGTTCTGGCTCATTTCCTTTATAAGAATGATAAGCTGAGCAAAAATAAAATCATCGGCTGTCTGCTGGGCTTCGTCGGCGTAATCATCGTGAACTTTCAGAGCAACCTGCTGGAGCTGTCCTTTTCCTTCAAGGGAGAGGGCTTCATTATTGTGGCCGCCTTTATTTTTTCGATTACTGCCATCTATGCCAAGCGGTTAACAGCGACTATTGATGTTCTGATCGTGACGGGCGCCAGCCTGTTCACCGGCGGACTGCTGCTTATTCTGCTGGGTCTGCTGCTTGGCGGCAGCGTTACACATTTTACCCTGGCATCCACCGGTTACCTGGCTTATCTGGTCATTCTGTCGTCTGCCGCTTTCTGCTTGTGGAATATGCTGCTGAAATATAACAAAGTAGGAAAAGTATCGGTATACAACTTCCTTATTCCTGTATTCGGGGCGCTGCTGTCTGCGCTGCTGCTGGGAGAAACGGTTATGGAGCTGAAAAATCTGGCCGCGCTGCTGCTCGTATCCATCGGCATTTATCTGGTTAACCGGGTCAGCGCTAGGTGA
- a CDS encoding MerR family transcriptional regulator has translation MKTYTINEAAKHFNLTPHTLRYYDKEGLMPFLERTAGGKRIFKDSDLDSLKIIECLKASGMPIKEIKHFIEWCSEGDATLQIRYDMFLERKASVEAQMEELKKTMEVIEHKCHYYKTALESGTEDIHKN, from the coding sequence ATGAAGACCTATACCATTAACGAAGCAGCAAAGCACTTTAATCTGACCCCGCATACCCTGAGGTATTATGACAAAGAGGGCCTTATGCCCTTTTTAGAGCGGACTGCGGGCGGTAAACGGATTTTTAAAGATTCCGACCTTGATTCGCTGAAAATCATTGAATGTCTGAAGGCATCCGGAATGCCGATCAAGGAGATTAAACACTTTATTGAATGGTGCTCCGAAGGGGACGCCACCCTGCAGATCCGCTATGATATGTTTCTGGAACGCAAGGCTTCAGTCGAAGCCCAGATGGAGGAACTCAAAAAGACCATGGAAGTCATCGAGCATAAATGCCATTATTACAAAACCGCCCTGGAGAGCGGCACAGAGGATATCCACAAGAATTAA
- a CDS encoding right-handed parallel beta-helix repeat-containing protein, protein MSSKALRPAILLGLILLCGCSSTSTHNVTQPEQAGAYYVAADGDDNNRGTIDLPWETLQHAADLAAPGSTIYIREGVYHQKLHITNGGSEDAGPVIFSAYSGETAILDGEGLAVDGLEGLIEINNASYVTIQNLEIRNYQTADNGEVPAGIYVHGSGQSISLLNNRIHSIANTAAPEGEDLSGRDAHGIAVYGTEAEEALSDLTIDGNEVYDLVLGSSEAVAVNGNVDSFAITNNKIHDNDNIGIDIIGFEGTAGDEAVDQARNGMIKGNEVYGISSNHNPSYGASLPNGNYSAGGIYIDGGRSIRVEKNRVYDNDIGIELASEHKGKLTRDITVQDNLVYRNRLTGIAMGGYDEDRGGTSDSKVILNTLYQNDLLEGGGNGQLYLQANLSRNTITDNILVAGESGVLISNDYTSSSENTVDGNLYFAETGADEAIWVWKKQEYAGFSAYQRGTGNDRSSLFADPQFVDASAGDFRLQPDSRIVNGGSAGAKTD, encoded by the coding sequence ATGTCTAGCAAAGCACTGCGGCCAGCCATCTTGCTCGGCTTGATTCTCTTGTGCGGTTGTTCCAGCACCAGTACTCATAATGTAACACAGCCTGAACAGGCTGGTGCTTACTATGTAGCAGCCGATGGGGATGACAATAACCGCGGGACGATTGATTTACCTTGGGAGACACTGCAGCATGCTGCGGATCTTGCCGCCCCTGGCAGCACTATCTATATTAGAGAAGGTGTGTATCACCAGAAGCTGCATATCACAAACGGCGGATCGGAAGATGCCGGTCCGGTTATATTCTCCGCTTATTCCGGGGAGACAGCCATTCTGGATGGCGAAGGCCTGGCTGTGGACGGGCTGGAAGGACTGATCGAAATCAATAATGCCAGCTATGTGACCATTCAGAACCTCGAAATCCGCAACTATCAGACAGCGGACAATGGTGAAGTTCCGGCAGGTATATATGTACACGGGTCCGGTCAGTCTATTTCACTGCTTAATAACCGTATCCACTCCATAGCCAATACAGCCGCACCTGAAGGAGAGGATCTTTCCGGCAGGGATGCTCACGGCATAGCCGTGTATGGTACAGAAGCGGAGGAAGCATTAAGTGACCTGACGATTGACGGCAACGAAGTGTATGATCTGGTGCTCGGTTCAAGTGAGGCGGTGGCTGTGAACGGCAATGTGGACTCTTTTGCGATCACAAACAACAAGATTCATGACAATGATAACATCGGGATCGACATTATCGGCTTTGAGGGAACAGCAGGAGACGAAGCAGTGGATCAGGCACGTAACGGAATGATAAAAGGGAATGAAGTATACGGGATATCGTCCAATCATAATCCATCGTATGGCGCTTCCTTGCCTAATGGCAACTATTCGGCCGGGGGAATTTACATAGACGGGGGCAGATCCATTCGTGTTGAGAAAAATCGCGTGTACGATAATGACATCGGCATTGAGCTTGCATCCGAGCATAAGGGAAAGCTGACCCGTGATATCACGGTCCAGGACAATCTCGTCTACCGCAACCGGCTGACTGGAATTGCCATGGGCGGTTATGACGAAGACCGTGGAGGCACCAGCGACAGCAAGGTTATACTTAATACCCTTTACCAAAATGACCTGCTGGAAGGTGGAGGCAACGGGCAGCTGTACCTGCAGGCTAATTTAAGCAGGAATACTATTACAGATAATATCCTCGTGGCCGGTGAATCCGGTGTCCTGATCAGCAACGACTATACGAGCAGCAGTGAGAACACGGTTGATGGCAATCTTTATTTCGCTGAAACCGGGGCGGATGAAGCCATCTGGGTTTGGAAAAAGCAAGAATATGCAGGCTTCAGCGCCTATCAGCGGGGAACAGGGAATGACCGCAGCTCGTTATTTGCCGATCCGCAGTTTGTGGACGCAAGCGCAGGCGATTTCCGGCTGCAGCCGGACTCCCGGATTGTCAATGGAGGCTCAGCCGGTGCCAAAACAGATTAA